In Edaphobacter dinghuensis, one genomic interval encodes:
- a CDS encoding DsbA family protein — protein MKPFRILVFALTLAALGCHAQVPAEANGGKLSPDLARRVKVLIRSRSGVPPDYDIAVGPRTKSDVPGYDAIAVTFSSEGKTSKPVTFLLSEDGKTLAQFSKFDISKDPKLLVSDEGRPARGGPENAPVLIVGFDDLECPYCAKMHAQLFPALTERYKNQVRIVYKDFPLSQHPWAMHAAVDVECMAAQSATGYWNLVDYIHAHAAEMGGAERSVAKANETIDSLTKAEGAKQKVNEGTLAACIAKQDDTAVQVSMKLGDELGVDSTPALFVNGERIVGAVPMKYVYKAIDDALIASGQTPPPPPPDETVQPTETTPATKPGN, from the coding sequence GTGAAACCCTTCCGAATTCTTGTCTTTGCCCTTACCCTGGCGGCCCTCGGCTGCCACGCTCAGGTACCAGCGGAGGCCAACGGGGGGAAACTTTCTCCTGATCTGGCGCGACGGGTGAAGGTTCTGATCCGGTCGCGGTCGGGTGTTCCGCCGGACTACGACATCGCCGTCGGGCCTCGAACGAAGAGCGATGTTCCGGGATACGATGCCATCGCCGTGACGTTTTCGTCGGAGGGCAAGACGAGCAAGCCGGTGACGTTTCTGCTGTCTGAGGACGGCAAGACGCTGGCGCAGTTCAGCAAGTTCGATATCAGCAAGGACCCGAAGCTGTTGGTGAGCGACGAGGGACGGCCTGCGCGTGGCGGCCCGGAGAACGCTCCGGTGCTGATTGTGGGCTTCGACGACCTGGAGTGCCCGTACTGCGCGAAGATGCATGCGCAGTTGTTCCCGGCGCTGACCGAGCGCTACAAGAACCAGGTGCGCATTGTGTATAAGGATTTTCCGCTGAGCCAGCACCCGTGGGCGATGCACGCGGCGGTTGACGTGGAGTGCATGGCGGCACAGAGCGCGACGGGATATTGGAACCTGGTGGACTACATCCACGCGCACGCGGCGGAGATGGGCGGAGCCGAGAGAAGCGTCGCCAAGGCGAACGAGACGATCGACTCGCTGACCAAGGCCGAGGGAGCGAAGCAGAAGGTGAATGAAGGCACGCTTGCGGCCTGCATCGCCAAGCAGGACGACACCGCCGTACAGGTCTCGATGAAGCTGGGTGACGAGCTGGGAGTCGATTCGACACCGGCGCTGTTCGTCAACGGCGAAAGGATCGTGGGTGCGGTCCCGATGAAATATGTGTATAAGGCTATTGATGATGCGCTGATCGCCTCAGGCCAGACTCCGCCACCACCGCCGCCGGATGAAACTGTCCAACCAACCGAGACCACACCGGCGACCAAGCCCGGAAACTAG
- a CDS encoding SurA N-terminal domain-containing protein, with amino-acid sequence MKRLSSDMNTALPARLQRQVSIPVVLLMAAALLPVAGCKQEHKADVVATVNGHAIMKSEMDKQYEQQLAQQQQQPQSEDQANSLRLNVLRALIDEEIVQQRAAKMNLTATSEEVDTKLNEMKARYTEDQFNQQLAANHTTLDEVKHDLRRSLTQNKLLNKEINSKITVTDADVASYYNQHKSEYNLIQTEYHLAEILVTDVPSPQPVNLQNSKATNDADARKKIQALKNRLDSGEDFGTMAMNFSEDPETAPNGGDKGFVTVDQMKVEPAVLNAVLKLKPGEVTPIVPLVDPQSKKPAAYAVFKLIAIEPAGQRELKDPSVQQAIRQQLHEGRSQLLKNAYFEMLRDQAKVENFYAEEIFKNDAH; translated from the coding sequence GTGAAGAGATTGTCGAGCGATATGAATACAGCCTTGCCCGCGCGCTTGCAGCGCCAGGTTTCGATTCCGGTTGTCCTGCTGATGGCTGCCGCCCTGCTCCCGGTTGCGGGTTGCAAGCAGGAGCACAAGGCCGACGTCGTGGCGACGGTAAACGGCCACGCCATCATGAAGTCGGAGATGGACAAGCAGTATGAGCAGCAGTTGGCCCAGCAGCAACAGCAGCCTCAGTCGGAGGACCAGGCCAACTCGCTGCGGCTGAATGTTCTGCGCGCGCTGATCGACGAAGAGATCGTGCAGCAGCGCGCCGCCAAGATGAACCTGACGGCGACCAGCGAAGAGGTCGACACCAAGCTGAATGAGATGAAAGCCCGCTACACCGAGGACCAGTTCAATCAGCAACTGGCGGCCAACCATACGACGCTCGACGAGGTGAAGCACGACCTGCGCCGGTCGCTGACGCAGAACAAGCTGCTGAATAAAGAGATCAACTCGAAGATCACGGTGACGGATGCGGATGTTGCCAGTTACTACAACCAGCACAAGTCCGAGTACAACCTGATTCAGACGGAGTATCACCTGGCAGAGATTCTTGTGACGGATGTGCCGTCACCACAGCCGGTAAATCTGCAAAACAGCAAAGCGACGAACGATGCCGATGCCAGGAAGAAGATCCAGGCACTGAAGAACCGGCTGGACAGTGGCGAGGACTTCGGCACGATGGCGATGAATTTCTCCGAAGATCCGGAGACGGCTCCCAATGGCGGCGATAAGGGTTTTGTTACGGTGGACCAGATGAAGGTAGAACCCGCGGTTCTGAACGCCGTACTAAAGCTGAAGCCGGGAGAGGTGACCCCGATTGTTCCGCTCGTGGATCCTCAGAGCAAGAAGCCCGCAGCCTATGCGGTCTTTAAGTTGATTGCGATTGAGCCTGCGGGACAGCGCGAGCTGAAAGATCCTAGCGTGCAGCAGGCGATCCGGCAGCAGCTTCACGAGGGCCGTTCGCAGCTGCTCAAGAACGCCTACTTCGAGATGCTGCGCGATCAGGCGAAGGTCGAGAACTTCTACGCCGAAGAGATCTTCAAGAACGACGCGCACTAA
- a CDS encoding glycoside hydrolase family 28 protein, with the protein MSIERYSRRRFNSLLASAAIWPFAAKAFAASTHELLITKSGAVADDSTVNTKAIQSAIDQLASRGGGTVVVPKGVFVSGALFFKPKVNLRLTEGAVLKCSTDLSNFPAQRTRIEGHFLEHFTPAFINATNCDGFELTGDGILDGAGMPIWEAFWKGRAENKNFANTALPRARLALIEGSKNVRIEGITFKDSQFWNCHLYKNDGVLVRNVHFQVPDDYRQAPSTDGIDIDSSRNVTVDGCVFSVTDDCIACKGSKGPRAMEDKDSPAVEHIRVRNCTFKRGGGVLTCGSEATIIRDVIAEDCKITGKVRIATLKLRPDTPQHYEDITFRNITSEGPASGIIQMAPWSQYFDLQGMAPPKSIVKNLKITGIKGTFTSFGTIKPNPGQTEISDVLLKDFDVTITKNDKLNTSGVTDLKLEDVIVNGKPYTV; encoded by the coding sequence ATGTCTATCGAGCGCTACTCTCGCCGTCGCTTCAACTCTCTCCTCGCCTCGGCTGCTATCTGGCCGTTTGCCGCGAAAGCCTTCGCCGCGTCCACTCACGAGTTGCTCATTACTAAATCCGGCGCGGTCGCCGACGATTCCACCGTCAACACCAAGGCCATTCAGTCTGCCATCGATCAGCTTGCCTCCAGGGGCGGCGGTACAGTCGTTGTGCCTAAGGGCGTCTTTGTCTCCGGCGCTCTCTTTTTCAAACCGAAAGTTAACCTTCGCCTGACGGAAGGCGCTGTCCTCAAGTGTTCGACCGATCTCTCGAACTTCCCCGCGCAACGCACGCGCATCGAAGGCCACTTCCTGGAGCACTTCACCCCCGCCTTCATCAATGCGACCAACTGCGACGGATTCGAGCTCACCGGCGACGGAATTCTTGACGGCGCGGGTATGCCCATCTGGGAGGCGTTCTGGAAGGGACGAGCCGAGAACAAAAACTTTGCGAACACCGCACTGCCGCGCGCCCGTCTCGCGCTCATCGAAGGCTCGAAGAACGTCAGGATTGAAGGGATCACCTTCAAGGACTCCCAGTTCTGGAACTGCCATCTCTACAAGAACGACGGCGTTCTGGTGCGTAACGTTCACTTTCAGGTGCCGGACGATTACAGGCAGGCTCCCAGCACCGATGGCATCGACATCGACAGCTCCCGCAACGTCACCGTCGATGGCTGCGTCTTCTCCGTCACGGACGACTGCATCGCCTGCAAGGGTTCCAAGGGGCCGCGCGCCATGGAGGACAAGGACAGCCCGGCCGTCGAGCACATCCGCGTCCGCAACTGCACCTTCAAGCGCGGCGGCGGCGTTCTCACCTGCGGCAGCGAGGCCACCATCATCCGAGACGTTATTGCTGAGGACTGCAAGATCACGGGCAAGGTTCGCATCGCAACCCTGAAGCTGCGCCCCGATACGCCCCAGCACTACGAGGACATCACCTTCCGCAACATCACCAGCGAAGGCCCCGCAAGCGGCATCATTCAGATGGCGCCATGGTCGCAGTACTTCGATCTGCAAGGCATGGCGCCGCCCAAGTCCATCGTCAAGAACCTGAAGATCACCGGCATCAAGGGCACGTTTACCTCGTTTGGCACCATCAAGCCCAACCCCGGTCAGACGGAGATCAGCGATGTCCTGTTGAAAGATTTTGACGTCACCATTACCAAGAACGACAAGCTCAACACGTCCGGCGTTACCGACCTCAAACTGGAAGACGTCATCGTCAACGGGAAGCCTTACACCGTTTAG